In a genomic window of Alphaproteobacteria bacterium:
- a CDS encoding prohibitin family protein, producing MEGLGKKLGLIIFALVIGGYFFLSTVIVVDAGHTGVKKTLGKVDPDAYPPGVYIVVPVMSSITQMDNRVMKFEGDTSVYTKDVQQAQIKYAINYSLDPAATVKMYTDVGIFWADKLIPQVITSSMKNVIGQWAAMDLIANRLKAQNGIEEMIASDLKHMGISVSAFALTNIDFQDQFENAVEAKVVAVQSAEMAKNQTVQIEEQAKQRLIAARAEAESMQIKNEALAKNQSLIMYEAVQKWDGQLPKITSGGSGGNFLNIPEGMLNSK from the coding sequence ATGGAAGGCTTAGGCAAAAAACTTGGCTTGATTATCTTTGCACTGGTGATCGGTGGCTATTTCTTCCTCTCGACCGTGATCGTGGTCGATGCGGGTCATACGGGCGTCAAGAAAACACTCGGCAAGGTCGATCCCGACGCCTATCCGCCCGGCGTTTACATCGTCGTGCCCGTGATGTCGAGCATCACGCAGATGGACAACCGCGTGATGAAGTTCGAGGGCGACACGTCGGTCTATACGAAAGACGTCCAGCAGGCGCAGATCAAATACGCGATCAACTATTCGCTCGACCCGGCAGCGACGGTGAAAATGTACACCGATGTCGGCATTTTCTGGGCCGACAAGCTGATCCCGCAGGTCATCACATCGTCCATGAAAAACGTGATCGGCCAGTGGGCGGCGATGGACCTGATCGCCAACCGGTTGAAGGCGCAGAACGGCATCGAGGAAATGATCGCAAGCGACCTGAAGCATATGGGCATTTCGGTTTCCGCCTTCGCGCTGACGAACATCGATTTCCAGGACCAGTTTGAAAACGCGGTCGAGGCGAAAGTGGTCGCGGTGCAAAGCGCCGAGATGGCCAAGAACCAGACCGTGCAGATCGAGGAACAGGCAAAACAGCGCCTGATCGCCGCGCGTGCGGAAGCGGAATCGATGCAGATCAAGAACGAGGCGCTGGCGAAAAACCAGTCGCTGATCATGTATGAAGCCGTCCAGAAATGGGACGGCCAGCTGCCTAAAATTACCAGCGGCGGTTCGGGCGGCAACTTCCTGAACATCCCCGAAGGGATGCTGAACAGCAAGTAA
- a CDS encoding TolC family protein yields the protein MRRTIAEDMRTAYPDDAKGEVLTLEMAIARGIKYNLDAKVAQNESYVARKEAALSGYDALPTASLTASRIGRNNLGGSSSRSLQTGVQSLEPSISTDQYRNTASLDANWNLLDAGLAIARARGASDREKVSMERRRKVFQDVVTAVYAAYWRAAAAQRIQPQIKELVAAANAETKKLDAAVKEGIIPFGDAKTLKGQILDKRAALMQLQDRLLLAEAGLRALIALPPGSPLRLDISNKDWLEGRSLPRLSRDDDALHSIALMHRPEMHEQFLNKSISARNVKLEIFSTFPGASAILGAKHDANSFLAENDWMDWTFSLTQSITKLLTLPARYQRAKADQALTEKRRQALVAAVMTQVTLARLRFDYLKEFYAGATEIDENTRQLARRASGFAKTGMMGSPQRVVAEIDAALSGANRMVAFGDAQEAYGQLVSSLGIDIWSGDGDGVALPEISSAVRRNLQALEDEIMTGKGS from the coding sequence ATGCGCCGCACGATCGCGGAAGACATGCGCACGGCCTATCCCGACGACGCCAAGGGCGAAGTGCTGACGCTGGAAATGGCGATTGCGCGCGGCATCAAATACAACCTCGACGCAAAAGTCGCGCAGAATGAATCCTATGTTGCGCGCAAGGAAGCGGCGCTGTCCGGTTACGACGCGCTGCCCACCGCGTCGCTGACCGCAAGCCGCATCGGCCGCAACAACTTGGGCGGTTCTTCCTCGCGCTCGCTGCAGACGGGCGTGCAGTCGCTGGAACCCTCGATCTCGACAGACCAGTACCGCAATACCGCCAGCCTCGATGCGAACTGGAATTTGCTGGATGCGGGGCTTGCGATCGCCCGCGCGCGCGGCGCGTCGGACCGCGAAAAAGTTTCCATGGAACGCCGCCGCAAGGTGTTCCAAGACGTCGTGACCGCCGTTTACGCCGCCTATTGGCGCGCCGCCGCGGCGCAGCGCATACAGCCGCAGATCAAGGAACTGGTGGCGGCCGCGAATGCCGAAACCAAAAAACTGGACGCCGCCGTCAAGGAAGGCATCATTCCCTTCGGCGACGCGAAAACGCTGAAGGGCCAGATTCTCGACAAGCGCGCCGCGCTGATGCAGCTGCAGGACCGTTTGCTGCTGGCGGAAGCGGGTTTGCGCGCATTGATCGCGCTGCCGCCCGGATCGCCGCTGCGCCTCGATATCAGCAATAAAGACTGGCTCGAAGGCCGCTCGCTGCCGCGCCTGTCGCGCGACGACGACGCGCTGCATTCGATCGCGCTGATGCACCGCCCCGAAATGCACGAGCAGTTCCTGAACAAGTCGATTTCCGCGCGCAACGTGAAGCTGGAAATTTTCTCGACCTTCCCGGGCGCGTCGGCCATTCTGGGCGCCAAGCACGATGCGAACAGCTTCCTTGCCGAAAACGACTGGATGGACTGGACGTTCAGCCTGACGCAAAGCATCACCAAGCTGCTGACGCTGCCCGCGCGTTACCAGCGCGCCAAGGCCGACCAGGCGCTGACCGAAAAACGCCGCCAGGCGCTGGTCGCCGCCGTGATGACGCAGGTGACGCTGGCGCGCCTGCGCTTTGATTACCTGAAAGAATTCTATGCGGGTGCGACCGAAATCGACGAAAACACCCGCCAGCTGGCGCGCCGCGCATCGGGCTTTGCCAAGACCGGCATGATGGGATCGCCGCAGCGCGTGGTGGCGGAAATCGACGCCGCGCTGTCGGGCGCGAACCGCATGGTCGCCTTCGGCGACGCGCAGGAAGCCTATGGGCAGCTGGTATCCTCGCTCGGCATCGATATCTGGAGCGGCGACGGCGACGGTGTCGCGCTGCCGGAAATTTCCTCGGCCGTGCGCCGCAACCTGCAGGCGCTGGAAGACGAGATCATGACAGGGAAGGGGTCCTAA
- a CDS encoding efflux RND transporter periplasmic adaptor subunit: MTDWVETYFPTNTPRTKPRGAALRRVLTAAVFTTVIAGSLFVSLARAPLNQTAFGGAFPGIDLARALDLNSIEPASGVGEPDRMGKEKAAPQQGPQQQPPDFIQGAQSSSTTQSGDHQVQAVLVARNIAVISSTLDARITKMPLRDGDMFEKGDVIAEFDCGGEVARLREVQARQRLSKTQLDAYNQLKALDVVSKIEVVTALENNAQALAQIEQLRNRISLCKITAPFAGRVVKKTASQYEFVQTGRVLMEIASREPLQAQFLIPSIWLRWLNVGTPVEVYIAETDRRYPAKISRIHGEVDPVSQSLQVDAELDSYSEVLLPGMSGRATFAPEAVFKKPGFGFLGLMVDSPPDTSVTP, encoded by the coding sequence GTGACGGACTGGGTCGAAACATATTTCCCGACCAACACACCGCGCACAAAACCGCGCGGGGCTGCGCTGCGCCGCGTGCTGACCGCCGCCGTCTTCACGACCGTCATCGCGGGATCGCTGTTCGTCAGCCTTGCCCGCGCGCCCTTGAACCAGACCGCATTCGGCGGCGCGTTCCCCGGCATCGACCTTGCCCGCGCGCTTGACCTGAATTCCATCGAGCCGGCCTCCGGCGTCGGCGAGCCCGACCGCATGGGCAAGGAAAAAGCGGCGCCGCAACAGGGCCCGCAACAGCAGCCGCCCGATTTCATCCAGGGCGCGCAATCGTCATCGACCACGCAATCGGGCGACCATCAGGTGCAGGCCGTGCTGGTCGCGCGTAATATTGCGGTCATTTCCAGCACGCTCGACGCGCGCATCACCAAAATGCCGCTGCGCGACGGTGACATGTTCGAAAAAGGCGACGTGATTGCCGAATTCGACTGCGGTGGCGAAGTCGCGCGCCTGCGCGAAGTGCAGGCCCGCCAGCGCCTGTCGAAAACGCAGCTGGACGCGTATAACCAGCTAAAGGCGCTGGATGTGGTGTCGAAGATCGAGGTCGTGACCGCGCTTGAAAACAACGCACAGGCGCTCGCCCAGATCGAACAGCTGCGCAACCGCATATCCCTCTGCAAGATCACCGCGCCGTTCGCCGGCCGCGTCGTCAAGAAAACCGCCAGCCAGTACGAATTCGTGCAGACCGGCCGCGTGCTGATGGAAATCGCGTCGCGCGAGCCGCTGCAGGCGCAGTTCCTGATCCCGTCTATCTGGCTGCGCTGGCTGAACGTCGGCACGCCTGTCGAGGTGTATATCGCCGAAACCGACCGCCGTTACCCCGCAAAAATTTCCCGCATCCACGGCGAGGTCGATCCGGTCAGCCAGTCGCTGCAGGTCGATGCCGAACTCGACAGCTATTCCGAAGTGCTGCTGCCCGGCATGAGCGGCCGCGCCACCTTCGCGCCCGAAGCGGTCTTCAAGAAACCCGGCTTCGGCTTCCTCGGCCTGATGGTCGATAGCCCGCCCGATACCAGCGTTACGCCATGA
- a CDS encoding efflux RND transporter permease subunit, with amino-acid sequence MTLPELCIKRPVFATVMSLFLILLGLVSYSRLSVREYPNIDEPIVTVSTSYLGASAEIMESQVTKVLEDSLAGIEGIEIMSSISRSESSQITLRFVISRDPDDAANDVRDRVARVRSQLPDEVDDPTVAKVEADAQPIIYLAFTSDRLSAMEITDYADRYVQDRLQNVEGVAQAVILGERRKSMRIWLDPQRLAAAKLAPSDVEAALRSQNVEIPAGRIESSKREFTVLSETDMRDVGQFENLILKRNGATFVRLRDVGRAEIAPEDERRVVRFNGKNAVALGVIKQATANPLSVSQGIQKLLPDIRASLPEGMNIEIAHDTSVFIDRSIKAVYHTIFEAVALVLLVIFFFLRSFRSTFIPLVTIPISLIGVCFAMYAMGYTINTLTLLAFVLAIGLVVDDAIVVLENIFRHIEEGKSPREASLTGGKEIAFAVIAMTITLAAVYAPIALSTGKTGKLFVEFALTLAGAVIISGFVALTLTPMLCSKMLSGHKEKHGRVYNAIETFLEKLTSGYGRLLGLALSWRSVIVIIGLAVAGANVALLTIIKSELAPIEDRGTIVVRASAPEGSTIGYMTEWMKKLEPIAASVPEIDRYFVVAGSPTVSDGIAFLRMKPWEERKRKQQDITKEITPKVVAQTAGISAFPRNPPSLGGSVRSSPVQMVILTSGTYAELDKAVTQLVQDFATYPGMADVDTNLRMNKPQLNIQLDRDKTAAVDADIDAAGRTLETLLGGRQVTRYKDRGEQYDVMVQVANEQRERPQDLTDIYVRNAKDDMIKLSNLVTIKETVAPRELNHFNQLRAADITASLAPGYALGEVLAYADKRAKEVLPPGFIVDYNGESREFKDSGSSIVLTFALAIAFIYLVLSAQFESFVGPFIIMLSVPLSIAGALLALYLTGGTLNIYSQIGLVTLIGLITKHGILIVEFANQEREKRNIGRREAVTQAALMRLRPILMTTGAMVLGALPLALATGAGAESRQQIGWVIIGGMSIGTFFTLFIVPVVYSLLSRKEMPKHA; translated from the coding sequence ATGACGCTTCCCGAACTTTGCATCAAGCGCCCGGTTTTTGCGACGGTGATGAGCCTGTTCCTGATCCTGCTGGGCCTTGTTTCATATTCCCGCCTGTCTGTGCGCGAATACCCGAATATCGACGAGCCCATCGTCACCGTTTCCACCAGCTATCTGGGTGCCAGCGCCGAGATCATGGAATCGCAAGTGACCAAGGTGCTGGAGGATTCACTTGCCGGGATCGAAGGCATCGAGATCATGTCGTCGATCAGCCGGTCGGAAAGCAGCCAGATCACGCTGCGCTTTGTCATCAGCCGCGACCCCGACGATGCCGCGAACGACGTGCGCGACCGCGTGGCGCGCGTGCGGTCGCAGCTGCCCGACGAAGTCGACGACCCGACCGTCGCCAAGGTGGAGGCCGATGCCCAGCCCATCATCTACCTTGCCTTCACCAGCGACCGCCTGTCCGCCATGGAAATCACCGATTACGCCGACCGTTATGTACAGGACCGCCTGCAGAACGTCGAGGGCGTGGCGCAGGCCGTGATCCTGGGCGAACGCCGCAAATCGATGCGTATCTGGCTCGACCCGCAGCGCCTCGCCGCCGCGAAACTTGCGCCCTCGGATGTCGAGGCGGCGCTGCGCAGCCAGAACGTCGAAATCCCCGCCGGCCGCATCGAAAGCAGCAAGCGCGAATTCACCGTTCTGTCCGAAACCGACATGCGCGATGTGGGGCAGTTTGAAAACCTGATCCTGAAGCGCAACGGCGCGACCTTCGTGCGCCTGCGCGATGTGGGCCGCGCCGAAATCGCACCCGAGGACGAACGCCGCGTCGTGCGTTTCAACGGCAAGAACGCCGTCGCGCTGGGCGTCATCAAGCAGGCGACCGCCAACCCGCTCAGCGTGTCGCAGGGCATCCAGAAGCTGCTGCCCGATATCCGCGCGAGCCTGCCCGAAGGCATGAACATCGAAATCGCGCACGATACGTCGGTCTTCATCGACCGGTCGATCAAGGCCGTGTATCACACGATTTTCGAGGCGGTTGCCCTCGTCCTCCTTGTGATTTTTTTCTTCCTGCGTTCCTTCCGTTCCACCTTTATCCCGCTGGTCACGATCCCCATTTCGCTGATCGGCGTATGCTTTGCGATGTATGCGATGGGTTACACCATCAATACGCTGACGCTGCTGGCCTTCGTCCTTGCCATCGGCCTTGTGGTGGATGACGCGATCGTCGTGCTGGAAAACATCTTCCGCCATATCGAGGAAGGGAAATCACCGCGCGAAGCGTCGCTGACCGGCGGCAAGGAAATCGCTTTCGCCGTCATCGCCATGACCATCACGCTGGCCGCCGTCTATGCGCCCATCGCGCTGTCGACCGGCAAAACGGGCAAGCTGTTCGTCGAATTCGCCCTGACGCTGGCGGGCGCGGTCATTATTTCGGGCTTCGTCGCCCTCACCCTCACGCCCATGCTGTGTTCCAAGATGCTGTCGGGGCACAAGGAAAAACACGGCCGTGTTTATAACGCCATCGAAACATTCCTTGAAAAACTGACGTCAGGCTATGGCCGGTTGCTGGGCCTTGCGCTGTCCTGGCGTTCGGTCATCGTCATCATTGGCCTTGCCGTTGCGGGCGCGAACGTGGCGCTGTTGACCATCATCAAATCCGAACTGGCCCCGATCGAGGATCGCGGCACCATCGTCGTGCGCGCATCCGCGCCGGAAGGTTCAACTATCGGATACATGACCGAATGGATGAAAAAGCTGGAGCCCATCGCGGCGTCCGTGCCGGAAATCGACCGCTATTTCGTGGTGGCAGGCAGCCCGACCGTGTCGGACGGAATCGCCTTTCTACGCATGAAGCCGTGGGAAGAACGCAAGCGCAAGCAGCAGGACATCACCAAGGAAATCACGCCCAAAGTCGTGGCCCAGACCGCCGGCATCAGCGCGTTCCCGCGCAACCCGCCTTCGCTGGGCGGATCGGTGCGGTCATCGCCCGTGCAGATGGTTATTTTGACCAGCGGCACCTATGCTGAACTCGACAAGGCGGTGACGCAGCTGGTGCAGGATTTCGCGACATATCCCGGCATGGCCGATGTCGATACCAACCTGCGCATGAACAAGCCGCAGCTGAACATCCAGTTGGACCGCGACAAGACCGCCGCCGTCGATGCCGATATCGACGCCGCCGGCCGCACGCTGGAAACCCTGCTGGGCGGACGGCAGGTCACAAGGTACAAGGACCGTGGCGAACAATACGACGTGATGGTACAGGTGGCGAACGAGCAGCGCGAACGCCCGCAAGACCTGACCGATATTTATGTGCGCAACGCCAAGGACGACATGATCAAGCTGTCGAACCTTGTGACCATCAAGGAAACGGTCGCCCCGCGCGAGCTGAACCACTTCAACCAGCTGCGCGCCGCCGATATTACCGCCAGCCTTGCCCCCGGCTATGCGCTTGGCGAAGTGCTGGCATATGCCGACAAGCGCGCGAAGGAAGTTTTGCCGCCCGGCTTCATCGTCGATTACAACGGTGAATCGCGCGAATTCAAGGATTCAGGGTCGAGCATCGTGCTGACCTTCGCGCTGGCCATCGCCTTTATCTATCTTGTGCTGTCGGCGCAGTTCGAAAGCTTCGTGGGCCCGTTCATCATCATGCTGTCGGTGCCGCTGTCGATTGCGGGCGCGCTGCTGGCGCTGTACCTGACGGGCGGCACGCTGAACATCTACAGCCAGATCGGGCTTGTGACGCTGATCGGCCTTATCACCAAGCACGGCATCCTGATCGTCGAATTCGCCAACCAGGAACGCGAGAAAAGAAACATCGGCCGCCGCGAAGCGGTAACGCAGGCCGCATTGATGCGCCTGCGCCCGATCCTGATGACGACAGGCGCAATGGTGCTGGGCGCGCTACCCCTTGCCCTTGCCACCGGCGCGGGCGCGGAAAGCCGCCAGCAGATCGGCTGGGTCATCATCGGCGGCATGAGCATCGGCACGTTCTTTACCCTGTTTATCGTACCGGTCGTTTACAGCCTGTTGTCACGCAAGGAAATGCCGAAACATGCCTAA
- a CDS encoding biotin/lipoyl-binding protein → MTGAAPRQPEMDPRMQRLLTLLTLHKNARHKKTLSELGFMMVNQTFNLVPYRHGVFWRWDGTTVTMEAASGLVALDEGGPYAQWLGKVIAHQLRDQDDATWLKIGDQPQAEGDARCRKISVADAPEKERADWQEWASSHAMLVTMKGANGKTTCGLWLDRDEAFHDADTAFLEDLGDGFAHAVRQLGGGGKSWTKSLLRPTKSGTTIFLALLVAAMFIPVRMTATAPAEVVARSPSVVTVPFDGIIEKAAVEPNQSVKKGDTLLIMDSTVLKNQLELAQRELDTARVALDKTEREALGDPKKRNEINVLRAQIAARESETNFAQDMLSRAAIKAEEDGVVVFPDAKALTGRPARTGEQVMLLARPRDTELLIRVPVDAMIDVNTDIPANFFLNVSPLSSRAAQIETISYQPGPDSDGMLSYRIRAQFTDKENMPRVGWTGTAKVYGETSFMLFNVVRRPLIALRRKLGV, encoded by the coding sequence ATGACCGGCGCGGCCCCGCGGCAGCCCGAGATGGACCCGCGGATGCAGCGGCTGCTGACGCTGCTGACCCTGCATAAGAACGCGCGCCACAAAAAAACGCTTTCCGAACTTGGCTTCATGATGGTCAACCAGACCTTCAACCTGGTGCCGTACCGCCACGGTGTTTTCTGGCGCTGGGACGGCACAACGGTCACGATGGAGGCGGCGTCCGGGCTTGTCGCGCTCGACGAAGGCGGCCCCTATGCGCAATGGCTCGGCAAAGTGATCGCCCACCAGCTGCGCGACCAGGACGACGCGACATGGCTGAAGATCGGCGACCAGCCGCAGGCCGAAGGCGACGCGCGCTGCCGCAAAATCTCCGTCGCCGACGCGCCCGAAAAAGAACGCGCCGACTGGCAGGAATGGGCGTCGTCCCATGCGATGCTGGTGACGATGAAGGGCGCGAACGGCAAGACGACCTGCGGGCTGTGGCTCGATCGCGACGAGGCGTTCCATGACGCCGACACCGCGTTTCTGGAAGACCTCGGCGACGGTTTCGCCCATGCCGTGCGCCAGCTGGGCGGCGGCGGAAAATCATGGACGAAATCCCTGCTGCGCCCCACCAAATCGGGCACGACGATTTTTCTGGCGTTGCTGGTGGCGGCGATGTTCATTCCCGTGCGCATGACGGCGACCGCGCCCGCCGAAGTCGTGGCGCGCAGCCCCAGCGTCGTGACCGTGCCCTTCGACGGCATCATCGAAAAAGCGGCGGTCGAGCCGAACCAGTCCGTAAAAAAGGGCGACACGCTGCTGATCATGGACAGCACGGTTTTGAAAAACCAGCTGGAGCTTGCGCAGCGGGAGCTGGATACCGCGCGCGTGGCTCTTGATAAAACCGAGCGCGAGGCATTGGGCGACCCCAAGAAGCGCAACGAGATTAACGTGCTGCGCGCCCAGATCGCGGCGCGTGAATCGGAAACCAATTTCGCGCAAGACATGCTGTCGCGCGCGGCGATCAAGGCGGAGGAAGACGGCGTGGTCGTGTTCCCCGACGCCAAGGCGCTGACCGGCCGGCCCGCCCGCACCGGCGAACAGGTGATGCTGCTGGCGCGCCCGCGCGACACCGAATTGCTGATCCGCGTGCCGGTCGACGCGATGATCGACGTCAATACCGACATCCCCGCGAATTTTTTCCTGAACGTCAGCCCGCTCAGTTCCCGCGCGGCGCAGATCGAAACCATTTCATACCAGCCGGGCCCCGACAGCGACGGCATGCTCAGCTACCGCATCCGCGCGCAGTTCACCGACAAGGAAAACATGCCCCGCGTCGGCTGGACCGGCACGGCCAAAGTCTATGGCGAAACATCCTTCATGCTGTTCAACGTGGTGCGCCGCCCGCTGATCGCGCTGCGCCGCAAGCTGGGCGTGTGA
- a CDS encoding Rieske 2Fe-2S domain-containing protein yields the protein MTIPAQPRAQDNAAQNHLTIPAAWYHAPEFYEAEREKLFFSEWQLFCHEALVEKPGQYVAYTLAGRPLLVLRGKDGQLKAFHNVCRHRASMVLKEGVGTTQVLRCMYHGWVYDTDGQLAKAPGFGGDEKDLCERTHLFNVHVKSVSGLVFICMAENPPPFEKSLGGLVQALQGSGIENFKFFSTASHPMKCNWKTYIENYMEGYHIPVIHPELNKDVDFNTYKVIVGDRIARHETGIRPERADVAQNSGLWVWLWPNVAINIYKNGMNLEIVMPTGPETTELRYCYLFRDVSEAAREENQRAIDLSFLVTQEDVDIVEIVQKNLSAGVYHVGELSPRHENGVVYFHDLVRGIHAK from the coding sequence ATGACCATTCCCGCACAACCGCGCGCGCAGGATAACGCTGCACAAAACCACCTGACCATTCCCGCCGCATGGTATCACGCGCCCGAATTTTACGAGGCCGAGCGTGAAAAGCTTTTCTTTAGCGAATGGCAGCTGTTCTGCCACGAAGCGCTTGTCGAAAAACCGGGGCAGTATGTGGCCTATACGCTGGCGGGTCGCCCCCTGCTGGTGCTGCGCGGCAAGGACGGGCAGCTGAAGGCGTTCCACAACGTCTGCCGCCACCGCGCGTCGATGGTACTGAAAGAAGGCGTCGGCACGACGCAGGTGCTGCGCTGCATGTATCACGGCTGGGTCTATGACACCGACGGGCAGCTGGCGAAGGCGCCCGGTTTCGGCGGCGACGAAAAAGACCTGTGCGAACGCACGCATCTGTTCAATGTGCATGTAAAAAGCGTATCCGGCCTTGTCTTTATCTGCATGGCCGAAAACCCGCCGCCGTTTGAAAAATCGCTGGGCGGGCTTGTGCAGGCATTGCAGGGATCGGGCATCGAGAATTTCAAGTTCTTTTCGACCGCGTCGCACCCCATGAAATGCAACTGGAAAACCTATATCGAGAATTACATGGAGGGGTACCACATCCCCGTCATCCATCCCGAGCTGAACAAGGATGTCGATTTCAACACATATAAAGTCATCGTCGGCGACCGCATCGCGCGGCACGAAACCGGCATCCGGCCGGAGCGCGCCGATGTGGCGCAGAACAGCGGCCTCTGGGTCTGGCTGTGGCCGAATGTGGCGATCAATATTTACAAGAACGGCATGAACCTTGAAATCGTCATGCCGACCGGGCCGGAAACGACGGAACTGCGGTACTGCTACCTGTTCCGCGACGTGTCGGAGGCCGCGCGCGAAGAAAACCAGCGCGCCATCGATCTCAGCTTTCTGGTCACACAGGAAGACGTGGATATCGTCGAGATCGTGCAGAAGAATTTATCGGCAGGCGTTTATCATGTGGGCGAATTGTCGCCCCGCCATGAAAACGGCGTCGTGTATTTCCACGATCTGGTGCGCGGCATCCACGCAAAATGA
- a CDS encoding efflux RND transporter periplasmic adaptor subunit — translation MSKKPVIITILVIAAIAAGGWYWHSHKSGGSEDKKPKGPQAVVTATVEARDITSIINAVGSLIAGEAAAIHAEVSGQVQEVLFEEGKPVKKGDTLIKMDSSLIETEYAKAKAALDVAAATFQRDDKLKSGGFVAGQQWDVSRADYRAAQAAVSNAEILLTKSTIKAPFDGIAGLRSFSPGDYATAGQELTNVVSLDPLKLEFTVPEKEYATVKQGQKISFLVDAFPDRKFTGEIYAIDPRINPENRNFTVKATIPNTDASLRPGMYARIAIETQTRQSVPMIPEEAVVPQGNDSYVFTINGSKAQRKKIKIGERQAGSVEVREGLKAGDKVITAGLMKLKDGSDVAEQKQDTTPAPAKAE, via the coding sequence ATGTCCAAGAAACCCGTCATCATCACGATCCTTGTCATCGCCGCGATCGCAGCGGGGGGCTGGTACTGGCATTCACATAAGTCTGGCGGCAGCGAGGACAAGAAACCCAAAGGCCCGCAGGCCGTCGTGACCGCCACGGTCGAGGCGCGGGACATCACCTCCATCATCAACGCCGTAGGCTCGCTCATCGCCGGTGAAGCCGCCGCCATCCATGCCGAAGTGTCCGGTCAGGTGCAGGAGGTGCTGTTCGAGGAAGGCAAGCCGGTTAAAAAAGGCGACACGCTGATCAAGATGGATTCCAGCCTGATCGAAACCGAATACGCGAAAGCCAAGGCCGCGCTGGATGTCGCCGCCGCCACCTTCCAGCGTGACGACAAATTGAAATCGGGCGGCTTCGTCGCGGGGCAGCAATGGGATGTATCGCGCGCCGATTATCGCGCGGCGCAGGCGGCCGTGTCGAACGCCGAAATCCTGCTGACCAAATCGACCATCAAGGCGCCGTTTGACGGCATTGCAGGCTTGCGCAGTTTTTCGCCCGGCGATTATGCGACCGCAGGGCAGGAACTGACCAATGTCGTCTCGCTCGACCCGCTGAAGCTGGAATTCACCGTACCGGAAAAAGAATACGCGACCGTGAAGCAGGGCCAGAAAATCAGCTTCCTTGTCGATGCCTTCCCCGACCGGAAATTCACGGGCGAGATTTACGCAATCGACCCGCGCATCAACCCCGAAAACCGCAACTTTACGGTGAAGGCGACGATCCCGAACACGGACGCATCCCTGCGCCCCGGCATGTATGCCCGCATCGCCATCGAAACGCAGACGCGGCAGTCCGTACCGATGATCCCGGAAGAGGCCGTCGTGCCGCAGGGCAACGACAGCTATGTGTTCACCATCAACGGCAGCAAGGCGCAGCGCAAAAAAATCAAGATCGGCGAACGTCAGGCCGGATCGGTCGAAGTGCGCGAAGGGCTAAAAGCGGGCGACAAAGTGATTACCGCAGGATTGATGAAACTGAAAGACGGCAGCGACGTTGCAGAACAAAAACAGGACACCACCCCTGCCCCCGCCAAAGCGGAGTAA
- a CDS encoding transcription antitermination factor NusB has translation MVDKQKITKLPPKAPEKRAVKKNAGSKNARKTAARLAAVQVLYQMRLNNQDAKSAVREYIDHRSGFTLDGDTFVPPDEELLNDIVLGLQKRWGDVDGVVSAALAAGKIDEVETLLDAILRAGAYELLAHGKTDTGIIIHDYLNVTNGFYDGPERKLVNGVLDKIAKTVRE, from the coding sequence ATGGTTGATAAACAAAAAATCACCAAGCTTCCGCCCAAAGCGCCGGAAAAACGCGCGGTGAAGAAAAACGCCGGATCGAAAAACGCGCGCAAGACCGCCGCGCGTTTGGCCGCCGTGCAGGTGCTGTACCAGATGCGCCTGAACAACCAGGATGCGAAATCGGCGGTGCGTGAATATATCGACCACCGCAGCGGCTTCACGCTGGACGGCGACACCTTCGTGCCGCCCGACGAAGAACTGCTGAACGACATCGTGCTGGGTTTGCAAAAACGCTGGGGCGATGTAGACGGCGTTGTTTCCGCCGCGCTCGCCGCCGGAAAAATCGACGAAGTGGAAACGCTGCTGGATGCGATCCTGCGCGCTGGTGCCTATGAATTGCTCGCGCATGGCAAGACCGATACCGGCATCATCATCCATGATTACCTCAATGTCACCAACGGCTTCTATGACGGGCCGGAACGCAAGCTGGTGAACGGCGTACTGGATAAAATCGCCAAGACTGTGCGCGAATAA